Part of the Planctomycetota bacterium genome is shown below.
CGCGCCAGCGAGCCTTCGAGATCGATCTCCTGCCGCAGCGGAACGGCCGGCCGGGCGAAGACCAGAAGATCCCGGACGATGCGGTCCAGCCGGCCGATCTGCTCCAGAATCTCCCCCACGATGTCCCGGCGCGGATCGTCCGCCGGCATCGTGTCCCGGAGCACCTGGACGGCCCCGCTGACTCCCGCCAGGGGATTTTTGATCTCGTGCGCCACCGTGGCCGCCAGCTCCCCCACCGCGGCCAGACTCTGGGCCCGGATCAGCTCCTCCTGCAACCGCTTCATCTCCGTCACATCCCGCAAAATCGACGACCGCCCGAGCACCCGCCCCTTCTTGTCCCGAAGAAGCGTCGAGGTCCCGCTGACCCGCACCCGCCGCCCGTCTTTGGCCACCCGCTCGACCGCTTCCACCTGAAGATAGCCCCGCTCCTCCAGAATCTTCAGCAGACGGCTTTCCTCGGCGCTGTGGCGCGTCTCCGGAGGGAAAAGAATGCCGTGATCCTTCCCCACGATCTCGTCCGGGGCGTACCCGAAGATCCGCCGCGCCCCCTCGTTCCACGTCCGAATCCGGTTCTGAGCGTCGATGACGACGATGGCCTCCGCGGAATTCTGGAGAATGCTTTCGAGGTATTCGCTCTTCTCCCGCAGTTCGTCCATCAGACGGGTCCGCTCGATGGCGATGGCCATGTGGCCCACGATCGCCCGCAGGACGTCCTCGTGCCGCGAGGTGTAGACCCCCGCCCGCCGGCTCGAAAAAAACATGACCCCGACCGGCTTCCCCTGGAGCCGAAGCGGCAGCGTGAGGCTCGCCCGCATCCCCTCGCGCACGATCAGCCGCGTCGATTCGCTCTCCGGCTTGCGCGCCAGATATTCTTCGAGATCATTGATGATCCGCGACCGCCCCTCGCGCAAAAGGGGCTCCAGACTCGAGCCCGACACGGAGCCCGAATAACCTTTTCCAAGCACCATCTCTCCGTCCGACCGCGCGGCGACGATGGTCAACTTCCGGCAGGCCGAATCCGTGAGGGCCACCGCAATCCGGTTGTACGGAACCAGATCCCGCAGGCGGTCGTAGATCAGTTCGAACACTTCCTCGAAAGACCGGCCGAGATTCAGACTCTCGACCAGCTCGTTCAGAAGATCGACCCGAAAATCCCGAGACGTCGGGGAGTCCCCCGCGCTGCGATCCTCCACGCGACCTCCTGATCCGCAAAAACCGTACCTCCTGCGGATTTTCGCAGAAAGAGCGGGATTTCACAAAGCGGTGCGGAAAATTCCGCACCCGGTCGGGATTCTCCGCGTTTCCCCTTCTGGCCCGCCGTTTGCATCTTCCCCTTCACCATGAGAGAATCCGGCCGATTCGGGAGATGATGCAGGCTCCGCCGGCCGGACGTGGCGAGAATCCCTTGGAGGCTTGAAGCCGGTGACCGCCGACTTCTCCGGACATCCCGATTCGATCGACGACGTCCTGGGACACGACCATCAAAGGTTGGACGAAGCGCTCCGGACGTTTTCGGAGGCGCTTCAGACGAGGCCCGAGGCAGCCCGTGAACTTCTCGAGCGCCTGGACGGACGGCTCCTCTTCCACATGCAATGGGAAGAAGCACGCCTCTTCCCGGCCGTGCGGGCGCGCGCGACGGCGGCGCAGAGGCGAAGCCTGGAGTCTCTGGAAATCGATCACGAACGCCTTCGGGAAACCCTCGAGGACATGAAGGCCGCGCTGAACCGAGGAGAGGTCCCGGCCGCTCGGCGGCGGCTCGAGGATCTTCTCATCTTTCTCCAGGGACACAACTACGACGAAGAACACGGCGTCTACGTGGACGCCGACCGGCTCCTCTCCCCCCGGGAACGACGGGAGCTCCTGGCCGCTTTCCGCCGGGAACGCGCCGAAAGCGATTCTTCCCCATGAAGCCGACGTATGTCGCGGCGGTCGCAGGATTCGCCGGTCTCCTCGTCCTCTCCTTGACGCGGCCCGACGCCGGTCCGCCGCGTCTTCCGCCGGCGTCCTCCCGGCCCCGCTGGAGCGCGGTCCCCGTGGAACCGCCGCCGGCGCCGCCGGCGGAGCTCCTTCCCCAGGGCGAGCGGCT
Proteins encoded:
- a CDS encoding ATP-binding protein, whose translation is MEDRSAGDSPTSRDFRVDLLNELVESLNLGRSFEEVFELIYDRLRDLVPYNRIAVALTDSACRKLTIVAARSDGEMVLGKGYSGSVSGSSLEPLLREGRSRIINDLEEYLARKPESESTRLIVREGMRASLTLPLRLQGKPVGVMFFSSRRAGVYTSRHEDVLRAIVGHMAIAIERTRLMDELREKSEYLESILQNSAEAIVVIDAQNRIRTWNEGARRIFGYAPDEIVGKDHGILFPPETRHSAEESRLLKILEERGYLQVEAVERVAKDGRRVRVSGTSTLLRDKKGRVLGRSSILRDVTEMKRLQEELIRAQSLAAVGELAATVAHEIKNPLAGVSGAVQVLRDTMPADDPRRDIVGEILEQIGRLDRIVRDLLVFARPAVPLRQEIDLEGSLARAWAAAEPRGAAQGIRFSVEGAEGVRVSADARLLEQVWINLFQNAVEAMPDGGELQVRVRPERDWLRVEVQDSGSGVDPAHVRDVFRPFFTTKTRGTGLGLAISRKIVEAHGGTIDLESVPGRGTKVTVEIPR
- a CDS encoding hemerythrin domain-containing protein, whose amino-acid sequence is MTADFSGHPDSIDDVLGHDHQRLDEALRTFSEALQTRPEAARELLERLDGRLLFHMQWEEARLFPAVRARATAAQRRSLESLEIDHERLRETLEDMKAALNRGEVPAARRRLEDLLIFLQGHNYDEEHGVYVDADRLLSPRERRELLAAFRRERAESDSSP